One genomic window of Quercus robur chromosome 6, dhQueRobu3.1, whole genome shotgun sequence includes the following:
- the LOC126733310 gene encoding protein TONSOKU isoform X1 encodes MKKEKEFWREFTFIFAHKNILTGCRSRIRPQTNSLHSPPTERLETLVQNSNPTSPQKSLLVRERERERERSMGGEDGAKLSVAKRSYQSAKAEGNRQEEARWANVIADILKQRGEYVTALKWLRIDYHVSIKYLPEKHLLPTCQSLGELYLRLEDFNHALIYQKKHLELAKDANDLVEQQRASTQLGRTYHEMFLRSEVDHLSVRNAKKYYKSAMKLAETLKRNPPDKDSKFLKEYVDAHNNLGLVEMDLDNFEEALKILSVGLKICDEEEVDENDDGRSRLYHNLGKVYMDLRMWVKARENIEKDIMICKKIGHCQGEAKGYINLGELHYRVQRYEEALRCYQRGLDLANSMEDEDALVRQIDDNIEIVKEAIKVMDDLKKEEQNLKKLTRDMVVARGTPRERKCLLKQYASLDCLAEKSRSIFDWLKLCEYAKRKKRVASELCDKEKLSDSLLDIGESYQKLRKFDRSIKWYKKSWEIYKSIGNLEGQALAKINIGYILDSDGNYTGALDAFEESYRIAIEANLPSVQLSALENMHYSHMIRFDNGEEARRLQLLIDKLKKSKDKELETHDVAEDCCSETYTEGNYHSSESRSDACCSPDMSKLNSSRSNSVASVEELNDDAPLISLLRSSKNSPKMKAAQSEKHNISTQPAKVLPKSLSISTSNQQTGVGRKRARVILSDDESEVPYEVERSKGRPDKCPVEAVTTSDEFKSTSNSASHDCKFQEVSATASKCATRSCNPVNIDESAGSYKSKSPNVATPNGKLFRSSSSAEVLIASDFAASGFKCDIDLSGNLLPKHDASNLKLHTSCYEHDHIICRIDKDLIYLESSLCMDGDNLSTEAMKVELACLYYLQLPSEKRSEGLLPIIQQMKCGGRVLESLEKIDTLRDHLGKVLLEAFIDGWVQKPLIKLYIDSCNELSEAPNMRLLKKLYNNRMEVSDDEVIVSECELQDLSITPLLNALHAHKTFAVLDFSHNLLGNRTIEKLQQVFASGQNYGGLTLDLHCNRFGPTALFQICECPVLFARLEVLNISGNRLTDACGSYLSTILENCKGLCSLNIEHCSITSRTIQKVADGLSAGSVLEQLCIGYNDPISGNAITNLLGKLATLKRFSELNLNGLKLSKPVIDSLCQLARTTCLSGLMLEGSSIGTDGALQLTESLFNGIQDFVKLDFSYCGLTSKYALGLNNDIMCSVVELNLAGNPILLEGANALSSLLLNPQCCLKVLILNKCQLGLAGVLQIVQALAAGNDSLQRLRLADNIDQGKHYSLQHDIIGQGCPEILKQELNMYESSPKVYVTKEVDNAEPLLCAMNNECNQIEVADSEDASNRVEAAASTGIDDSCASSCQRNILSPYCQFIQELSTAIHMAKNLCLLDLSNNGLSTKAAETFYTAWSSLRPSSVERHIEDQTIHLFVKGNKCCNVKPCCKKN; translated from the exons atgaaaaaagaaaaggagtttTGGCGGGAGTTCACTTTCATTTTCGCACACAAAAATATTCTCACAGGCTGTAGGAGTAGGATCAGACCCCAAACAAACAGTCTCCACTCTCCACCTACAGAGAGATTAGAAACCcttgttcaaaattcaaatcccacATCTCCTCAGAAGTCACTgttggtgagagagagagagagagagagagagagatcgatggGTGGAGAGGATGGTGCGAAATTAAGCGTAGCGAAGAGGTCGTACCAGAGCGCCAAGGCGGAGGGTAATCGGCAGGAGGAGGCCAGGTGGGCGAACGTGATTGCAGACATCCTCAAGCAAAGAGGCGAGTACGTCACCGCCCTTAAGTGGCTCCGCATCGACTACCACGTTTCCATCAAGTACTTGCCTGAGAAGCACTTGCTGCCCACCTGTCAGTCCCTCGGCGAACTCTATCTTCGCCTCGAGGACTTCAATCACGCCCTCATTTATCAG aaaAAACATTTAGAGCTTGCCAAGGATGCCAATGATCTTGTTGAGCAGCAACGGGCCAGCACTCAACTCGGTCGTACTTATCATGAAATGTTTTTGAGATCCGAGGTTGACCATTTGTCTGTTCGGAATGCTAAAAAGTATTACAAGTCTGCCATGAAGCTTGCGGAGACTCTTAAGAGGAATCCGCCTGATAAGGATAGCAAATTCCTCAAGGAATATGTTGATGCACATAATAATCTAGGTTTGGTTGAAATGGATCTTGATAACTTTGAAGAGGCCTTGAAAATATTAAGTGTAGGATTAAAGATTTGTGATGAGGAAGAGGTGGATGAAAATGATGATGGGCGCAGCAGGCTGTACCACAACCTTGGAAAAGTTTACATGGACCTCAGGATGTGGGTTAAAGCTCGGGAGAACATTGAGAAGGACATAATGATCTGTAAGAAAATTGGGCATTGCCAAGGGGAGGCAAAAGGGTACATCAACCTTGGTGAATTGCATTATAGGGTTCAAAGGTATGAGGAGGCACTTCGTTGCTACCAGAGAGGACTTGATCTGGCAAATTCCATGGAAGATGAGGATGCTTTGGTTAGGCAAATTGATGATAATATTGAAATTGTTAAAGAAGCTATTAAAGTAATGGATGACCTGAAGAAAGAAGAGCAGAATCTTAAGAAGTTGACAAGAGACATGGTCGTTGCAAGAGGAACTCCACGCGAGAGGAAGTGTTTGTTGAAACAGTATGCATCTCTTGATTGCCTCGCAGAGAAATCAAGATCGATATTTGATTGGTTGAAG CTTTGTGAATATGcgaaaaggaagaagagagtTGCAAGTGAACTATGTGACAAGGAAAAGCTGAGTGATTCACTTCTGGATATTGGAGAATCATACCAGAAGCTCAGAAAATTTGACAGATCCATTAAATGGTACAAGAAGAGTTGGGAAATATACAAGTCAATTGGCAACTTGGAG GGGCAAGcattagcaaaaataaacatTGGTTATATTTTGGACAGCGATGGTAATTATACTGGAGCACTAGATGCATTTGAAGAGAGCTACAG GATTGCCATTGAAGCTAACCTTCCTTCTGTACAGCTTTCTGCACTAGAGAATATGCACTATAGCCACATGATAAGATTTGATAATGGTGAAGAGGCCAG GAGATTGCAGCTTTTAATTGACAAATTGAAGAAGTCAAAAGATAAAGAGCTTGAAACACATGATGTAGCAGAGGATTGCTGCTCTGAAACTTACACAGAAGGGAACTATCATTCGTCAGAAAGTAGGTCTGATGCATGCTGCTCCCCAGACATGAGTAAATTGAATTCTAGCAGATCAAATTCTGTAGCCAGTGTAGAAGAGTTGAATGATGATGCACCTCTGATTTCTCTGCTTCGGTCCTCAAAAAATTCGCCCAAAATGAAAGCAGCTCAGTCAGAAAAGCACAATATTTCTACTCAGCCAGCTAAAGTTCTACCAAAAAGTTTGTCTATATCAACCAGCAATCAACAGACAGGTGTTGGTCGTAAACGTGCTCGTGTCATCCTTTCTGATGATGAAAGTGAAGTGCCATATGAGGTGGAGCGCTCAAAAGGAAGGCCTGATAAGTGTCCAGTAGAGGCTGTTACTACATCTGATGAAT TTAAGAGTACAAGTAATTCAGCAAGTCATGATTGCAAATTTCAG GAGGTCTCAGCAACTGCCTCCAAATGTGCCACCAGGTCCTGCAATCCCGTTAATATTGATGAAAGTGCTGGTTCATACAAATCAAAGAGTCCTAATGTAGCCACCCCAAATGGCAAACTGTTCAGATCTTCAAGTAGTGCTGAAGTTTTGATTGCATCTGATTTTGCTGCGTCTGGGTTTAAATGTGATATTGATCTCTCTGGAAACCTATTGCCTAAACATGATGCTTCCAATCTCAAGTTGCATACTTCTTGTTATGAACATGAT CATATTATTTGCAGGATTGACAAGGACCTGATATATTTAGAATCAAGCTTATGCATGGATGGTGATAATTTGAGCACTGAGGCCATGAAGGTTGAACTTGCATGCCTATACTACTTACAACTTCCCAGTGAAAAGAGATCAGAGG GTCTTTTGCCCATAATTCAGCAAATGAAATGTGGTGGAAGAGTTTTAGAATCCTTGGAAAAAATTGATACTCTTAGGGATCATTTGGGAAAAGTCTTGCTTGAAGCATTCATCGATG GCTGGGTTCAAAAGCCTCTGATAAAACTGTACATCGACAGCTGCAATGAATTATCCGAGGCACCTAACATGAGGCTGCTGAAGAAACTATACAATAATAGAATGGAG GTTTCAGATGATGAAGTGATTGTGTCTGAATGTGAATTGCAAGATTTATCAATAACTCCATTGTTGAATGCACTGCATGCCCACAAAACATTTGCAGTGCTTGACTTTTCTCACAATTTGTTGG GAAATAGAACAATAGAGAAACTTCAACAAGTATTTGCATCAGGTCAAAATTATGGTGGATTAACTTTGGATCTGCATTGCAATCGATTTGGTCCAACTGCTTTGTTTCAG ATTTGTGAATGCCCTGTGCTATTTGCTCGACTTGAAGTGCTAAATATCTCTGGAAACCGTCTTACTGATGCTTGTGGATCTTATCTTTCCACTATTTTGGAAAACTGCAAGG GCCTTTGTAGCTTGAATATAGAGCACTGTTCAATCACATCTAGAACAATTCAAAAGGTTGCTGATGGACTGAGTGCTGGATCTGTGCTTGAACAACTTTGTATAG GATATAATGACCCTATTTCAGGAAATGCCATAACCAATCTACTGGGCAAGCTTGCCACTTTGAAAAG GTTTTCAGAACTGAATCTGAATGGTTTAAAGCTAAGCAAGCCCGTTATTGATAGCCTTTGCCAGCTTGCTCGAACTACATGTTTGTCAGGATTGATGCTCGAGGGCTCCAGTATTGGAACT GATGGAGCATTGCAATTAACTGAATCATTGTTCAATGGGATTCAAGACTTTGTCAAGCTTGACTTTTCATATTGTGGACTGACATCTAAATACGCTCTTGGACTTAACAATGATATCATGTGTAGCGTTGTTGAGCTGAACCTTGCAGGAAATCCTATTTTGCTAGAG GGTGCCAATGCATTATCGTCACTGCTTCTTAACCCTCAATGTTGCCTAAAAGTTTTGATTCTTAACAAGTGTCAGCTTGGGCTTGCTGGAGTTCTTCAGATAGTTCAAGCACTAGCAG CAGGAAATGACTCTCTTCAAAGGCTCCGTCTTGCTGATAATATTGACCAGGGTAAACACTATAGTCTACAACATGACATAATTGGACAGGGGTGCCCAGAAATCTTAAAGCAAGAACTCAACATGTATGAATCTTCCCCAAAGGTGTATGTAACCAAAGAAGTGGACAATGCTGAGCCTCTTCTATGTGCTATGAACaatgaatgcaatcaaattgAAGTTGCTGATAGTGAAGATGCTTCAAATAGAGTAGAAGCAGCTGCATCTACTGGAATTGATGACAGTTGTGCAAGTTCATGTCAAAGAAATATTTTATCTCCCTACTGCCAGTTTATTCAAGAGCTTTCAACTGCCATTCATATGGCAAAGAACTTATGCTTACTGGATCTTAGCAATAATGGCTTATCAACAAAGGCTGCAGAAACGTTTTACACTGCATGGTCGAGtttaagacctagttctgttgAGAGGCACATTGAGGACCAGACAATCCATTTATTTGTGAAGGGAAATAAGTGTTGCAATGTGAAACCTTGCTGCAAGAAAAATTAG
- the LOC126733310 gene encoding protein TONSOKU isoform X3 has product MKKEKEFWREFTFIFAHKNILTGCRSRIRPQTNSLHSPPTERLETLVQNSNPTSPQKSLLVRERERERERSMGGEDGAKLSVAKRSYQSAKAEGNRQEEARWANVIADILKQRGEYVTALKWLRIDYHVSIKYLPEKHLLPTCQSLGELYLRLEDFNHALIYQKKHLELAKDANDLVEQQRASTQLGRTYHEMFLRSEVDHLSVRNAKKYYKSAMKLAETLKRNPPDKDSKFLKEYVDAHNNLGLVEMDLDNFEEALKILSVGLKICDEEEVDENDDGRSRLYHNLGKVYMDLRMWVKARENIEKDIMICKKIGHCQGEAKGYINLGELHYRVQRYEEALRCYQRGLDLANSMEDEDALVRQIDDNIEIVKEAIKVMDDLKKEEQNLKKLTRDMVVARGTPRERKCLLKQYASLDCLAEKSRSIFDWLKLCEYAKRKKRVASELCDKEKLSDSLLDIGESYQKLRKFDRSIKWYKKSWEIYKSIGNLEGQALAKINIGYILDSDGNYTGALDAFEESYRIAIEANLPSVQLSALENMHYSHMIRFDNGEEARRLQLLIDKLKKSKDKELETHDVAEDCCSETYTEGNYHSSESRSDACCSPDMSKLNSSRSNSVASVEELNDDAPLISLLRSSKNSPKMKAAQSEKHNISTQPAKVLPKSLSISTSNQQTGVGRKRARVILSDDESEVPYEVERSKGRPDKCPVEAVTTSDEFKSTSNSASHDCKFQVSATASKCATRSCNPVNIDESAGSYKSKSPNVATPNGKLFRSSSSAEVLIASDFAASGFKCDIDLSGNLLPKHDASNLKLHTSCYEHDHIICRIDKDLIYLESSLCMDGDNLSTEAMKVELACLYYLQLPSEKRSEGLLPIIQQMKCGGRVLESLEKIDTLRDHLGKVLLEAFIDGWVQKPLIKLYIDSCNELSEAPNMRLLKKLYNNRMEVSDDEVIVSECELQDLSITPLLNALHAHKTFAVLDFSHNLLGNRTIEKLQQVFASGQNYGGLTLDLHCNRFGPTALFQICECPVLFARLEVLNISGNRLTDACGSYLSTILENCKGLCSLNIEHCSITSRTIQKVADGLSAGSVLEQLCIGYNDPISGNAITNLLGKLATLKRFSELNLNGLKLSKPVIDSLCQLARTTCLSGLMLEGSSIGTDGALQLTESLFNGIQDFVKLDFSYCGLTSKYALGLNNDIMCSVVELNLAGNPILLEGANALSSLLLNPQCCLKVLILNKCQLGLAGVLQIVQALAAGNDSLQRLRLADNIDQGKHYSLQHDIIGQGCPEILKQELNMYESSPKVYVTKEVDNAEPLLCAMNNECNQIEVADSEDASNRVEAAASTGIDDSCASSCQRNILSPYCQFIQELSTAIHMAKNLCLLDLSNNGLSTKAAETFYTAWSSLRPSSVERHIEDQTIHLFVKGNKCCNVKPCCKKN; this is encoded by the exons atgaaaaaagaaaaggagtttTGGCGGGAGTTCACTTTCATTTTCGCACACAAAAATATTCTCACAGGCTGTAGGAGTAGGATCAGACCCCAAACAAACAGTCTCCACTCTCCACCTACAGAGAGATTAGAAACCcttgttcaaaattcaaatcccacATCTCCTCAGAAGTCACTgttggtgagagagagagagagagagagagagagatcgatggGTGGAGAGGATGGTGCGAAATTAAGCGTAGCGAAGAGGTCGTACCAGAGCGCCAAGGCGGAGGGTAATCGGCAGGAGGAGGCCAGGTGGGCGAACGTGATTGCAGACATCCTCAAGCAAAGAGGCGAGTACGTCACCGCCCTTAAGTGGCTCCGCATCGACTACCACGTTTCCATCAAGTACTTGCCTGAGAAGCACTTGCTGCCCACCTGTCAGTCCCTCGGCGAACTCTATCTTCGCCTCGAGGACTTCAATCACGCCCTCATTTATCAG aaaAAACATTTAGAGCTTGCCAAGGATGCCAATGATCTTGTTGAGCAGCAACGGGCCAGCACTCAACTCGGTCGTACTTATCATGAAATGTTTTTGAGATCCGAGGTTGACCATTTGTCTGTTCGGAATGCTAAAAAGTATTACAAGTCTGCCATGAAGCTTGCGGAGACTCTTAAGAGGAATCCGCCTGATAAGGATAGCAAATTCCTCAAGGAATATGTTGATGCACATAATAATCTAGGTTTGGTTGAAATGGATCTTGATAACTTTGAAGAGGCCTTGAAAATATTAAGTGTAGGATTAAAGATTTGTGATGAGGAAGAGGTGGATGAAAATGATGATGGGCGCAGCAGGCTGTACCACAACCTTGGAAAAGTTTACATGGACCTCAGGATGTGGGTTAAAGCTCGGGAGAACATTGAGAAGGACATAATGATCTGTAAGAAAATTGGGCATTGCCAAGGGGAGGCAAAAGGGTACATCAACCTTGGTGAATTGCATTATAGGGTTCAAAGGTATGAGGAGGCACTTCGTTGCTACCAGAGAGGACTTGATCTGGCAAATTCCATGGAAGATGAGGATGCTTTGGTTAGGCAAATTGATGATAATATTGAAATTGTTAAAGAAGCTATTAAAGTAATGGATGACCTGAAGAAAGAAGAGCAGAATCTTAAGAAGTTGACAAGAGACATGGTCGTTGCAAGAGGAACTCCACGCGAGAGGAAGTGTTTGTTGAAACAGTATGCATCTCTTGATTGCCTCGCAGAGAAATCAAGATCGATATTTGATTGGTTGAAG CTTTGTGAATATGcgaaaaggaagaagagagtTGCAAGTGAACTATGTGACAAGGAAAAGCTGAGTGATTCACTTCTGGATATTGGAGAATCATACCAGAAGCTCAGAAAATTTGACAGATCCATTAAATGGTACAAGAAGAGTTGGGAAATATACAAGTCAATTGGCAACTTGGAG GGGCAAGcattagcaaaaataaacatTGGTTATATTTTGGACAGCGATGGTAATTATACTGGAGCACTAGATGCATTTGAAGAGAGCTACAG GATTGCCATTGAAGCTAACCTTCCTTCTGTACAGCTTTCTGCACTAGAGAATATGCACTATAGCCACATGATAAGATTTGATAATGGTGAAGAGGCCAG GAGATTGCAGCTTTTAATTGACAAATTGAAGAAGTCAAAAGATAAAGAGCTTGAAACACATGATGTAGCAGAGGATTGCTGCTCTGAAACTTACACAGAAGGGAACTATCATTCGTCAGAAAGTAGGTCTGATGCATGCTGCTCCCCAGACATGAGTAAATTGAATTCTAGCAGATCAAATTCTGTAGCCAGTGTAGAAGAGTTGAATGATGATGCACCTCTGATTTCTCTGCTTCGGTCCTCAAAAAATTCGCCCAAAATGAAAGCAGCTCAGTCAGAAAAGCACAATATTTCTACTCAGCCAGCTAAAGTTCTACCAAAAAGTTTGTCTATATCAACCAGCAATCAACAGACAGGTGTTGGTCGTAAACGTGCTCGTGTCATCCTTTCTGATGATGAAAGTGAAGTGCCATATGAGGTGGAGCGCTCAAAAGGAAGGCCTGATAAGTGTCCAGTAGAGGCTGTTACTACATCTGATGAAT TTAAGAGTACAAGTAATTCAGCAAGTCATGATTGCAAATTTCAG GTCTCAGCAACTGCCTCCAAATGTGCCACCAGGTCCTGCAATCCCGTTAATATTGATGAAAGTGCTGGTTCATACAAATCAAAGAGTCCTAATGTAGCCACCCCAAATGGCAAACTGTTCAGATCTTCAAGTAGTGCTGAAGTTTTGATTGCATCTGATTTTGCTGCGTCTGGGTTTAAATGTGATATTGATCTCTCTGGAAACCTATTGCCTAAACATGATGCTTCCAATCTCAAGTTGCATACTTCTTGTTATGAACATGAT CATATTATTTGCAGGATTGACAAGGACCTGATATATTTAGAATCAAGCTTATGCATGGATGGTGATAATTTGAGCACTGAGGCCATGAAGGTTGAACTTGCATGCCTATACTACTTACAACTTCCCAGTGAAAAGAGATCAGAGG GTCTTTTGCCCATAATTCAGCAAATGAAATGTGGTGGAAGAGTTTTAGAATCCTTGGAAAAAATTGATACTCTTAGGGATCATTTGGGAAAAGTCTTGCTTGAAGCATTCATCGATG GCTGGGTTCAAAAGCCTCTGATAAAACTGTACATCGACAGCTGCAATGAATTATCCGAGGCACCTAACATGAGGCTGCTGAAGAAACTATACAATAATAGAATGGAG GTTTCAGATGATGAAGTGATTGTGTCTGAATGTGAATTGCAAGATTTATCAATAACTCCATTGTTGAATGCACTGCATGCCCACAAAACATTTGCAGTGCTTGACTTTTCTCACAATTTGTTGG GAAATAGAACAATAGAGAAACTTCAACAAGTATTTGCATCAGGTCAAAATTATGGTGGATTAACTTTGGATCTGCATTGCAATCGATTTGGTCCAACTGCTTTGTTTCAG ATTTGTGAATGCCCTGTGCTATTTGCTCGACTTGAAGTGCTAAATATCTCTGGAAACCGTCTTACTGATGCTTGTGGATCTTATCTTTCCACTATTTTGGAAAACTGCAAGG GCCTTTGTAGCTTGAATATAGAGCACTGTTCAATCACATCTAGAACAATTCAAAAGGTTGCTGATGGACTGAGTGCTGGATCTGTGCTTGAACAACTTTGTATAG GATATAATGACCCTATTTCAGGAAATGCCATAACCAATCTACTGGGCAAGCTTGCCACTTTGAAAAG GTTTTCAGAACTGAATCTGAATGGTTTAAAGCTAAGCAAGCCCGTTATTGATAGCCTTTGCCAGCTTGCTCGAACTACATGTTTGTCAGGATTGATGCTCGAGGGCTCCAGTATTGGAACT GATGGAGCATTGCAATTAACTGAATCATTGTTCAATGGGATTCAAGACTTTGTCAAGCTTGACTTTTCATATTGTGGACTGACATCTAAATACGCTCTTGGACTTAACAATGATATCATGTGTAGCGTTGTTGAGCTGAACCTTGCAGGAAATCCTATTTTGCTAGAG GGTGCCAATGCATTATCGTCACTGCTTCTTAACCCTCAATGTTGCCTAAAAGTTTTGATTCTTAACAAGTGTCAGCTTGGGCTTGCTGGAGTTCTTCAGATAGTTCAAGCACTAGCAG CAGGAAATGACTCTCTTCAAAGGCTCCGTCTTGCTGATAATATTGACCAGGGTAAACACTATAGTCTACAACATGACATAATTGGACAGGGGTGCCCAGAAATCTTAAAGCAAGAACTCAACATGTATGAATCTTCCCCAAAGGTGTATGTAACCAAAGAAGTGGACAATGCTGAGCCTCTTCTATGTGCTATGAACaatgaatgcaatcaaattgAAGTTGCTGATAGTGAAGATGCTTCAAATAGAGTAGAAGCAGCTGCATCTACTGGAATTGATGACAGTTGTGCAAGTTCATGTCAAAGAAATATTTTATCTCCCTACTGCCAGTTTATTCAAGAGCTTTCAACTGCCATTCATATGGCAAAGAACTTATGCTTACTGGATCTTAGCAATAATGGCTTATCAACAAAGGCTGCAGAAACGTTTTACACTGCATGGTCGAGtttaagacctagttctgttgAGAGGCACATTGAGGACCAGACAATCCATTTATTTGTGAAGGGAAATAAGTGTTGCAATGTGAAACCTTGCTGCAAGAAAAATTAG